GGCCGGCAGGTCAGGCCGCGCCAGGGGGGATTTTTACGCCTTTGCGGCCTGACCTGCCGGCCGCCGCGGGCAGAGCGGCACGCGATGGGACTCCGATAAAGCCGCGTGGCCTTGACCCCTTTTGCGGAGGGTCCCCCGTCGGTGAAGGCGTTTCCATGGGGCGGGGAAGAGGAGGTGGCGGCGAAAAGCTGTTTTCCCTGGTCTCAAGACGTGTTATAATGTCTATTCCGCTCTGACGCAAGGACGTCCATATTGGAGGCGGACCCGGAGCCTTTCCGCCGATATGGCCGGCGCCGTCTCGCCGGGGTGCTCCGGAGCGCCGGGCGGGGCTTTTAAACATGGAGACAGGGAAACTGATGGAACGTATCCTCTTTGACTGCCTCGGCGCGCCTTTTCGCGCCGGCAGGCCCCTCTTCTGGGTCCTGCTGTGCGCCGCCATCTTCCTGTCTCCCCCTGCGGCCGGCTCTCAGCAGATAGACACCGAGACGCTGCGCAAGGCGGTGCTCGCCGCCGAGTGGGCCGAGGGCGTCCAGCTCGACAACTACAGGCTCGTCGACCAGGACGGCGTGGAGTTCGAGCTCTACGACTACTTCAAGGACGACCGCCCCCTGGTGATAGGCTTCATATACACCAGGTGCCCCCACATCTGCCCGACCATCACGGGAGCGCTCAAGAAGGCCGTCGACGAGGCCCGCAAGGAGTTGGGCGACTCCTTCGATGTCCTCACCATCGGTTTCGACACGGACCACGACACGGTGGAGAGCATACGCAACTACGGCCTGCGCTTCACCGACGACTTCAAGCGCTTCCGTTTCGCCGTCGGCGACCGCGAGACTATCGAAAAGCTCACCAAGCAGCTCGGCTTCTTCCACCGCCGCAAGGACGACGGTAGCTTCGATCACATAGACATGGTGAGCATCGTCAAGCCCGACGGCCAGGTCTACCGCCAGGTCTACAGCATACGGACCCAGGGGTACAAGCTCAAGGAACGCCTCTCGGAGATCATTTCGGGCCAGATACCCGAGGAGGGTCCCCCCTCCCTCATCGACCAGATAAAGTATTTCTGCTACCGTTACGACCCCTACAGCGACAGCTACGTCATAGACTGGCCGGTCTTCATCGGATTCTTCGTCCAGTTCGTGGTCATAATGATAATCATCGTCGCCGTCTGGGGAGGCCGTTTCGTGGCCTTTATCAAGAGACTCGCAGGTGGCGGCAAGTCAGCCCCGTCCTGAGTCGTCCTTGTAAAAAGTTTCGGAGACTCCGGTCAATTACCCTGGGGGAACCTTTCTGTAGAAGGGCCATAGCCCCACGTTTCCCCCGGCCCCCCTTCAAAGACTTTATAATTCCCTGCGGATCATCCTGATTTTGCAGGCAAGATCGGGATGCTCCGCAGGGCGTTAAAAGTTTTGGAGGGGTGTCTTGCCCGCATCAGCTGACCGGGGGTGCGGTCCTCTGGAGGTTCGGGCCGCAAAGGCGTAAGCAAATCCCGCCTGGCGCGGGCCGAACCTCCAGAGGACCGCCGGACAGCCGAATAACATACGAGGGAGCCGC
The DNA window shown above is from Deltaproteobacteria bacterium and carries:
- a CDS encoding SCO family protein, which codes for METGKLMERILFDCLGAPFRAGRPLFWVLLCAAIFLSPPAAGSQQIDTETLRKAVLAAEWAEGVQLDNYRLVDQDGVEFELYDYFKDDRPLVIGFIYTRCPHICPTITGALKKAVDEARKELGDSFDVLTIGFDTDHDTVESIRNYGLRFTDDFKRFRFAVGDRETIEKLTKQLGFFHRRKDDGSFDHIDMVSIVKPDGQVYRQVYSIRTQGYKLKERLSEIISGQIPEEGPPSLIDQIKYFCYRYDPYSDSYVIDWPVFIGFFVQFVVIMIIIVAVWGGRFVAFIKRLAGGGKSAPS